In Sphingobacterium thalpophilum, a genomic segment contains:
- a CDS encoding CDP-alcohol phosphatidyltransferase family protein: MSELKINKKLFQDRKRTNILSEPEQKLISYLVPRIPNWITSDGLTAIGFLGSLMILGSFILAEYVDIRYLLLGIPGFFVQWFGDSLDGRIAFYRNKSRRWYGFALDIVMDWISTVFIGLGYVLYTVGDFKYLGFTLVALYGWAMIISQLRYRITDKYTIDAGILGPTEIRVIISLVMLFEVLMPGSINWCVLVICIALFIINTNDTRLLLKLGDEKDKEDKLKKQQEEAI, translated from the coding sequence ATGAGTGAGTTAAAAATAAATAAAAAACTTTTTCAGGATAGAAAGAGAACAAATATCTTAAGTGAACCCGAACAAAAACTTATTTCGTACCTCGTTCCTAGAATCCCCAATTGGATTACTTCGGATGGACTTACGGCAATTGGATTTTTAGGTTCCTTAATGATATTGGGGAGTTTTATATTGGCTGAATATGTTGATATTCGCTATTTACTTTTAGGGATCCCTGGTTTCTTTGTACAATGGTTTGGTGATTCATTAGATGGGCGTATCGCATTCTACCGCAATAAATCCCGTCGCTGGTACGGTTTCGCGCTGGATATTGTAATGGATTGGATCAGTACGGTTTTTATCGGATTGGGATATGTGCTGTATACCGTGGGTGACTTTAAGTATCTGGGATTTACATTGGTCGCATTATATGGCTGGGCAATGATCATTTCTCAGCTCAGGTATAGAATTACCGATAAGTATACGATTGACGCCGGAATTTTGGGACCGACTGAAATTCGGGTGATTATTTCATTGGTTATGCTCTTCGAAGTTTTAATGCCAGGATCTATTAATTGGTGTGTACTGGTAATCTGTATTGCACTTTTTATAATTAATACAAATGATACACGCCTACTTCTTAAATTAGGCGATGAAAAAGATAAAGAGGATAAATTGAAAAAACAGCAGGAGGAGGCTATTTAA
- a CDS encoding GtrA family protein produces the protein MMSSKVITFLKAQLSAFLGGLFDFGVYSACYKLLHISAPFSNAISGSLGAVVNFLINRYWSFGSTQKSVGSQLWKFVIVVCGSITLKSTGIHFLVDVYHVNFLFSKLVVELLVSLGFNYTLQRFWVFKAEEK, from the coding sequence ATGATGTCTTCAAAAGTTATTACTTTTTTAAAAGCTCAACTTTCCGCCTTTTTAGGTGGATTGTTTGATTTTGGAGTATACTCTGCTTGTTATAAGCTACTTCATATCAGTGCTCCTTTTTCTAATGCGATTAGTGGTAGCCTTGGTGCTGTTGTTAATTTTTTGATCAATAGATACTGGTCCTTTGGTAGTACGCAAAAGTCTGTAGGGAGTCAGCTATGGAAATTTGTGATTGTCGTCTGTGGTAGTATTACATTGAAGTCTACGGGAATTCATTTTCTGGTGGATGTATATCATGTAAACTTTTTGTTCTCGAAACTAGTCGTTGAGCTGCTCGTTTCTTTGGGCTTCAACTATACACTTCAGCGTTTTTGGGTTTTTAAAGCGGAGGAGAAATAG